The window TGCGTGCGGGCATGAAAGTACCGTGTGCCTTGGCGGGGGCAGTGCTGCCGGGTAATTTCAAAATCAAACCGACCAAAATGCGCGGACAGGTTTCCAACGGTATGTTGTGTTCCGCCAAAGAATTGGGGCTGCCTGAAAACGGCGTAGATGGTTTGCTGGAACTGCCCGCCGATGCGCCCGTTGGTACAAACTTGCGCGATTATCTGGATTTGGACGACACTGTTTTTACCTTAAAAATCACGCCCAACCGCACCGATTGTTTAAGCATCAAAGGTTTGGCACGCGAAACCGCCGCGCTGACCCAATGCGCGTTTACCCCGCCTGCCGTGCCTGCCGTTGCCGAACAGTCTGAACACCGCTTCCCCGTACGCATTGACGCGCCTGCCGATTGCGGACGTTTTCTCAGCCGCCCGATTCGCGGTGTGAACGCTCGCGCCGCATCGCCTGAATGGCTGGTGCGCCGTCTGGAACGCTGCGGCGTGCGCAGCATTTCCGCGTTGGTGGACATTGGCAATTATGTGATGCTGGAATTGGGTCAGCCGATGCACGTTTTTGATGCCGACAAACTTTCAGGCAGCCTGATTGTTCGCCGTGCCGAAAACGGTGAAACTTTAGCGTGTTTAAATGGAAAAACCGTTACCTTACAAGACAATACGCTAGTAGTTGCAGACGAAAAAGGCGCGTTAAGCATGGCGGGTTTGATGGGTGGCGAATCCAGCGCGGTCAGCGACGACACGCAAAACATTGTGTTGGAAAGCGCGTGGTTTGCGCCCGAAATTATTGCAGGCAAATCACGCCAATACGGTTTTGGTTCGGATTCGTCTTTCCGCTTTGAACGCGGTGTGGATTTTGCCTTAACCCGCGAAGCGATGGAACGCGCCACCGCCTTGGTGCTGGAAATCTGCGGCGGCGAAGCGGGGCAGATTGTTGAAGCAACAGGCGATTTGCCCAAACGTGCGGCGGTAAACGTACGCACGGCGCGGGTGGCGAAGCTGTTGGGTGTAGATGTGCCTGCACCGCGCATTGAGCGTATTTTGGCGGATTTGGGTTTGCAGCCTCAGCCTACCGCAGACGGTTTTGCCGTGACTGTGCCGCCGTTCCGTTTTGATATTGCCATTGAAGCGGATTTGATTGAAGAAATCGCCCGCGTTTACGGTTACGAAAACATCCCCGACGATGCCCCGCGCGGACGTTTGGCGATGTTGCCGCTGCCTGAAAACCGCCGTCCGCGTTTTGACGTGTACCGCCACATGGCGAGCCGCGGTTTCCGCGAGATGGTCAGCTATGCCTTTACCGATGAAGCATGGGAACGCGATTTTGCCAATAACAACAATCCTATGCGTTTACAAAACCCCTTGGCGGCGCAATACAGCGTGATGCGTTCCAACCTGATTGGCAGCATGGTGGAAGTGTTGAAACACAATTTAAACCGCAAACACAGCCGCGTGCGCCTGTTTGAAATTGCCCGCGTATTTGCCAAAAATGCAGACGGCAGCGTGCGCCAACACGAGCGCATCGGTGCGTTGGCGCATGGCGCAGCCTTGCCCGAACAATGGGGCGAAAAAGCGCGCGCGGTGGATTTTTACGATGTCAAAGCCGATGTGGAAAGCCTGTTGGCAGGGCAGAACGCGGTGTTTGTCGCCGCCGAACATCCCGCTTTGCACCCAGGGCGCAGCGCCAATATTGTGATTGACGGCAAAACCGTTGGTTTTATCGGCGAACTGCATCCCAAGTGGTTGCAGCAATACGATTTGCCCGCCGCGCCTTTGCTGTTTGAGCTGGATTTGGCGGTGGTGCAGCAGCGCGACAAAACCGTTTACCGTCCCGTTTCCAAATTCCAAGCGGTACGCCGCGATTTGGCATTTGTGTTGCCCGAAAGCACCGCTTATGCGGATTTGGAACAGGCGTTGCGCGGCGTGTCCAGCCCCTTAATCCGCGAAATTGCGCTGTTTGACGTGTATCGCGGCGCAGGTTTGCCCGACAATATGAAAAGCATGGCGGTGAAAATCCTGTTGCAGGACGACGATGCCACGCTCACCGATGAAGCGGTAGAAGCGGTGGTGGCGCAGTTGTTGGCGGCGGCGGAAAGCGTGGGCGCGAAATTGCGTTAATAATCAAACGGCACGGTAAAGCACCGTGCCGTTTTTCAGGCTGCCTGAAAGGAAAATCATGCTGACTTTAAGCAATATTTATCAATATCCCGTTAAATCTATGCGCGGCAATGCTTTAACGCACAGCCGTTTGGACGAAATGGGTGTGGCGGGCGACCGTGTGTGGTTGCTTGCCGAGCCGGACGGCACGTTTATCACCGCGCGCAGCTTTCCCGAACTGTTGCGCTGGCAGGCACAGATTGAAGCAGACGGCACGCTGCATCTGTTTGCCCCTGATGGCGACAGCCGCCGCATTGCCCCGTCTGCTTTGGCGGTTGGGCAAAATGTGCGTGTGTGGAAAGACCGTTTTTCCGCGCAGGGCGGCGACGACGAAACCAATGCGTGGCTGTCGCACAAACTGGCGCGTCCCGTGCGTTTGCATTATATCGGCGGCGTTTCGCAGCGTTTATTGCAGGGGCAGACGCCCTTGTCGTTTGCCGACGGCGCACCGGTTTTGCTGACCCACACCGCATCGCTGGACACACTCAACCGCCAATTGGGTGAAAGCTTTAGCATGAACCGTTTTCGTGCCAATTTGGTGGTGGCGGGCGGCGAAGCCTTTGCCGAAGAAAGCTGGCAGCGCATCCGCATCGGCAGCGTGGTTTTGCGCCATTACAAACCCTGCACCCGCTGCGTGCTGACCACCATCTGCCCCGACACCCTTGCCAAACACCCCGCGCAACAGCCCTTATCGTGGCTGGCGAAAAACCGCCGCGCCCTGTTCGGCGTAAACCTGCTGGTGGAGCAGGGCGGTACCGTCAGCGTGGGCGACAGCGTAGAAGTTTGCTAAAAAATTATTGATTACAATAATTTGGGTGTAAAAAGCCGTGAAATCTGCCCCGTGTACCGTTCCCGCTAATGTAAAAAAATCATTTGTTTTCCACTATTCGCTTGATTTGTAACAAACAATTAGGGATAATCCACGCCTTAAACAAACACCCGAGGTACCATAAAATGACACTCACCAAAGCAGAACTGGCTGATATTCTGGTCGAAAAAGTCAGCAGCGTCAGCAAAAACGATGCCAAGGAAATCGTGGAGCTGTTTTTTGAAGAAATCCGTGCCACTTTGGAGCGCGGTGAGGAAATCAAAATCTCAGGCTTTGGCAATTTCCAATTGCGCGACAAACCGCAACGCCCCGGTCGCAATCCCAAAACAGGCGAAGAAGTGCCGATTACTGCCCGCCGCGTGGTTACCTTCCATGCCAGCCAAAAGCTGAAAGGCATGGTGGAGCATTACTATGACAAGCAGCGTTAAACTGCCGCCCGTACCCGCCAAACGCTATTTCAGCTTGGAAGAAGTCTGCCGTTTGGCGTGCATCAAGCCCGCGCAGCTTGCCGAATGGCAGCGGCAGAACGGCAGCATCGGCGGACACGGCGGCAGCCGTTTTACCCGCTTGGATGTGATGAAAATCAGGCAGTTGCAGCACGGTATTGCCGATGTGTTTTCGCATGACGGCTTGGACAGCGAGGGCAATCCCGCTATCGGTGCAGACGAAATGCGTGGCGAGCTGACAAAAATGTTGGCAAAAATTGAAAAAACACTTGCCAACTGATTTAAGCACCGCTATAATGCTTTTTTCTTGAGTCGGAGTGTGGCGCAGTCTGGTAGCGCACTTGCATGGGGTGCAAGGGGTCGAAGGTTCGAATCCTTTCACTCCGACCAAAAATTTAAGAATCCCGCTGATTTGGCGGGATTTTTGCTGTTTGGCGATGGTGTCAGGCAGCTGATTTAACCGCATTGGTTTTGCCAATGCGGTTTTTCTATGTGTTAAAGTTCATAAGTTGATGAAAATAAAAACGAGACAAGGCGACAACGCCCGCCGTGTACGTACAGTACATCAGGGCGTTGGTAACGCCGTATCGTTGCGATTTTCATCAACTTGATTTGGCATCAGCAAATCCGCGCTTTAAATGCACCATCAGCAGGGCAACGGCGGCGGGGGTAATCCCCGAAATGCGCGAAGCCTGACCCACGGTTTCGGGGCGGTGCTGGTTAAGTTTTTGTTGCACTTCGGCGGATAAACCTTTGACTTTGCTGTAATCAATGTTTTCAGGCAGCTTTAAGGTTTCCAAATCGCGGCGCGTGCCGATTTCTTCGTTTTGGCGTTCAATATAGCCCTGATATTTCACTTGAATTTCTACTTGTTCCACCACGTTTTCAGGCAGCGGCGCATCCGATGCAGCGCCGTCCAAAGTCATCAGCGCGGCATAATCCACATTGGGGCGGCGCAACAGGTCGTGCAAATTGGCTTCGCGGCTGAGTTTTTGTCCGAACACGCGCACTTGCTCGCTTTCAGGCAGCTTGGCGGGGGTGTACCAAGTGGATTTGAGGCGTTGGATTTCGCGTTCCACTTGCTCGCGTTTTTCGCTAAACGCTTGCCATTGCTCGGCGGAAACCAAGCCGATGCGGTAGCCGTCTTCGGTCAGGCGCATATCGGCGTTGTCTTCGCGCAGTTGCAAACGGTATTCGGCGCGGCTGGTAAACATGCGGTAGGGTTCGTTTACGCCTTTGGTAATCAAATCATCAACTAACACGCCCAAATAGGCTTGTTCGCGGCGCAAAATCAGCGGTTCTTGTTCGCGCACATATTGAACGGCATTTGCGCCTGCCAGCAAACCTTGGGCGGCGGCTTCCTCGTAACCTGTTGTGCCGTTGATTTGTCCTGCAAAAAACAGCC is drawn from Conchiformibius steedae and contains these coding sequences:
- a CDS encoding integration host factor subunit alpha — encoded protein: MTLTKAELADILVEKVSSVSKNDAKEIVELFFEEIRATLERGEEIKISGFGNFQLRDKPQRPGRNPKTGEEVPITARRVVTFHASQKLKGMVEHYYDKQR
- a CDS encoding MOSC domain-containing protein, producing the protein MLTLSNIYQYPVKSMRGNALTHSRLDEMGVAGDRVWLLAEPDGTFITARSFPELLRWQAQIEADGTLHLFAPDGDSRRIAPSALAVGQNVRVWKDRFSAQGGDDETNAWLSHKLARPVRLHYIGGVSQRLLQGQTPLSFADGAPVLLTHTASLDTLNRQLGESFSMNRFRANLVVAGGEAFAEESWQRIRIGSVVLRHYKPCTRCVLTTICPDTLAKHPAQQPLSWLAKNRRALFGVNLLVEQGGTVSVGDSVEVC
- the pheT gene encoding phenylalanine--tRNA ligase subunit beta gives rise to the protein MQFPYSWLKTQANPDLSAEQLAHLLTMAGLEVEDSEAAAPDFSGVVVADVKSVEKHPDADRLNITQVDAGTGELLQIVCGAPNVRAGMKVPCALAGAVLPGNFKIKPTKMRGQVSNGMLCSAKELGLPENGVDGLLELPADAPVGTNLRDYLDLDDTVFTLKITPNRTDCLSIKGLARETAALTQCAFTPPAVPAVAEQSEHRFPVRIDAPADCGRFLSRPIRGVNARAASPEWLVRRLERCGVRSISALVDIGNYVMLELGQPMHVFDADKLSGSLIVRRAENGETLACLNGKTVTLQDNTLVVADEKGALSMAGLMGGESSAVSDDTQNIVLESAWFAPEIIAGKSRQYGFGSDSSFRFERGVDFALTREAMERATALVLEICGGEAGQIVEATGDLPKRAAVNVRTARVAKLLGVDVPAPRIERILADLGLQPQPTADGFAVTVPPFRFDIAIEADLIEEIARVYGYENIPDDAPRGRLAMLPLPENRRPRFDVYRHMASRGFREMVSYAFTDEAWERDFANNNNPMRLQNPLAAQYSVMRSNLIGSMVEVLKHNLNRKHSRVRLFEIARVFAKNADGSVRQHERIGALAHGAALPEQWGEKARAVDFYDVKADVESLLAGQNAVFVAAEHPALHPGRSANIVIDGKTVGFIGELHPKWLQQYDLPAAPLLFELDLAVVQQRDKTVYRPVSKFQAVRRDLAFVLPESTAYADLEQALRGVSSPLIREIALFDVYRGAGLPDNMKSMAVKILLQDDDATLTDEAVEAVVAQLLAAAESVGAKLR